One Bacteroidota bacterium genomic window carries:
- a CDS encoding ATP-binding protein, with product MTLRRKFILYIVVLHLASAVWIVSLLWEYRIWFLALEALLLLSGIVAFKLFKGLFQPLDLLLAGADSLREKDFTTRLRLSGQPEMDALIGVYNKMIETLQDERLALQEQHFFLEKIMAASPAGIITFDFEQKVSMANPAAEQFFQCPARGMNGKRLEELSSPLSAPLRALKAGESILVTMHGIRRLKCIRSEFLDRGFPRTFFLLEELTEELRQSEKAAYEKLIRMMSHEVNNSIGAANSLLHSSLHYRDQLREEDRMDFVNAIRIAISRTEHLNAFMKSFADIVRLPQPVKSPVDLKAMLGEICALMKPECDSRSIEIRTEFDVSANVSRPIDPHQMEQVFVNILKNAMEAIGREGVIRVRLEQRGSGLLISIEDTGSGIPPEVKHLIFTPFFSTKETGQGIGLTLVQEILTHHRFEFNLDGDPGGPTRFTIQIP from the coding sequence GTGACGCTCCGCCGCAAATTCATCCTCTACATCGTCGTTCTCCATCTCGCGTCCGCGGTGTGGATCGTCTCCCTTCTCTGGGAGTACCGGATCTGGTTCCTGGCACTCGAGGCGCTCCTCCTTCTCTCGGGGATCGTGGCGTTCAAACTCTTTAAGGGGCTCTTCCAGCCGCTCGATCTCCTTCTGGCGGGAGCCGATTCCCTGAGAGAGAAGGACTTCACCACGCGGCTGCGGCTTTCGGGGCAGCCCGAAATGGATGCGCTCATCGGGGTCTACAACAAGATGATCGAAACGCTCCAGGACGAGCGGCTCGCGCTCCAGGAACAGCACTTTTTCCTCGAAAAGATCATGGCCGCCTCCCCCGCGGGGATCATCACATTCGATTTCGAGCAGAAGGTCTCGATGGCGAATCCGGCGGCGGAACAATTTTTTCAGTGCCCGGCGCGGGGAATGAACGGAAAGCGTCTCGAGGAACTCTCTTCCCCCCTCTCGGCGCCGTTACGCGCCCTGAAGGCCGGCGAATCGATCCTCGTCACGATGCACGGGATCCGGAGATTGAAGTGCATACGCTCGGAATTCCTCGACCGCGGTTTTCCGCGCACATTCTTTCTGCTCGAGGAATTGACCGAGGAATTGCGCCAATCGGAGAAGGCCGCCTACGAAAAGCTGATCAGGATGATGTCCCACGAAGTCAACAACTCGATCGGCGCCGCCAACTCGCTGCTCCATTCCAGCCTGCACTACCGGGACCAGTTGCGGGAGGAAGACCGGATGGATTTCGTCAACGCGATCCGGATCGCCATCTCGCGCACGGAGCACCTCAACGCCTTCATGAAGAGCTTCGCGGACATTGTCCGGCTCCCCCAACCCGTCAAGAGTCCCGTAGACCTTAAAGCGATGCTGGGGGAAATCTGCGCGTTGATGAAGCCGGAGTGCGACAGCCGGTCGATTGAAATCCGGACGGAGTTCGACGTCTCGGCTAACGTTTCCCGTCCTATCGACCCCCACCAGATGGAACAGGTGTTCGTGAACATCCTGAAGAACGCCATGGAGGCAATCGGGCGGGAGGGCGTCATCCGTGTACGGCTCGAGCAAAGGGGGTCCGGCCTTCTCATCTCCATCGAGGATACCGGCTCGGGCATTCCGCCCGAGGTGAAGCATCTGATCTTTACACCTTTTTTCAGCACCAAAGAGACCGGCCAGGGGATCGGCCTGACGCTGGTGCAGGAGATTCTCACCCACCACCGGTTCGAATTCAACCTCGACGGCGACCCGGGCGGCCCGACGAGATTCACTATTCAGATACCCTG